A section of the Polyangium spumosum genome encodes:
- a CDS encoding serine/threonine-protein kinase, with amino-acid sequence MEGSVVAGRFLIERFAGKGGMGEVFRARDTRTGARVALKLLHAHVDGFEENERFEREARLLSELRHPAIVSYVAHGKARDGRPFLAIEWLPGRDLSQRLAEGPLSVRDCVTLLARTADALANVHRRGVVHRDIKPSNLFLRDGRVDRVTLLDFGIARLALPQSFLTHTGHIIGTPAYMAPEQARGEGELWPSTDVFSLGCVAFECLTGKPPFFAREIIAILAKILFEEVPSIEALRPATPPAFTALLARMLDKDPSRRPIDGAALRDELAALEMPLGDDTVLVPVNTPPPVSAALSGDVMQLLCIVFAIPVDEPEFAMPLTSNADGSTGRAFRDALRDRLIRLGGRVEWLADGSLAVIVPPAQSAIDQASQAARCALAVKEEWPRARVGLTTGRGVVKERLPIGDAIERAVSLLRMQGRAEPESGQIVMESGVSLDDLSAKLLEPRFEITTTEGKPVLSGERTSTTDESRPLLGRPTPCVGREQELSMLDLLWSGCVEESEARVVIVTAAPGAGKSRLRHEFLRRMEARGTPITIILGRGDLFSHGSPYGILSQSLRGFCGLAGGEPLEVQRAKLRERVSRHVPASEALRVSEFLGELCNVPFSSEDSMRLRAARSDPKLMHDQINWAFIDFVRAESAHQPLLFILEDLHWGDALTEKLVHRALGELADRPFMVLALARPEVHEIFPKLWEEHRPQLLRMRGLGKKACERLIRQVLGAALSDEQVARMIEQADGNALFLEEMIRAAADGKSDSAPETVMAMLQARLSRLDVRERHVVLAASVLGRRFVCEGVARVLGPHRSNQEIELALSFLVEKELLVARYDDPSPQSTEYTFRHALVRDAAYELLTPEDRVLGHRAVACYLEALGDADPSVIADHFQLGGDLTSAVPHYLRAAKQCCERFELSAMNRAIDRAVLAGASGEALGSLRALQCYVCYMSARHDEGIRPGMDALDLLPAGSNTWYKTLHALFSLTSQVGDTKLCGELLTLFDQVEPEPEGRGGLLEAASGVVCMFALGGARAPVERLLQRVMPIDAEIRAQYPEAHANFSIGLAIYAEHIAPDPWMHMVTSAEAASFFEKSGALREFVIVGAQQAMAEARLGATADSLATLRRVVDAAAKVKEAIPLCVSEWAQARAMLFSSEPMPMEVALEHAQAALKHGHEAPFYESHARLVLAKCLTGLERYDEAEQEARRAAEGLRGLALSRVDTLTALVHVLIAQGRTTEARACAEEGLQIIETVGSAGGLEVPMRLAVAVARRETGDIGGAREALRDTLAQIELRAEKIPDPVLRERYRNHGGENRRARELSRILSAD; translated from the coding sequence ATGGAGGGGTCGGTTGTCGCCGGGCGGTTCCTGATCGAACGTTTTGCTGGGAAGGGGGGGATGGGCGAAGTATTCCGGGCTCGCGACACGCGTACCGGTGCGAGGGTCGCTCTGAAGCTCCTCCACGCCCACGTGGACGGCTTCGAGGAAAACGAGCGCTTCGAGCGGGAGGCAAGGCTGCTCTCCGAGCTCCGGCATCCCGCGATCGTCTCCTATGTCGCGCATGGGAAAGCCCGTGACGGCAGGCCCTTCCTCGCAATCGAGTGGTTACCCGGGCGAGACCTTAGCCAGCGTCTCGCCGAGGGACCGCTCAGCGTGCGCGATTGCGTGACACTTCTGGCGAGGACCGCGGACGCGCTCGCCAATGTCCACCGCCGCGGCGTCGTGCACCGCGATATCAAGCCAAGCAATCTGTTCCTCCGCGACGGCCGCGTCGATCGTGTCACGCTGCTCGACTTTGGCATTGCACGCCTGGCTCTCCCCCAGAGCTTCCTCACACATACTGGCCACATCATCGGCACGCCTGCCTACATGGCCCCAGAGCAGGCGCGCGGCGAGGGCGAGCTCTGGCCCAGCACGGACGTGTTCTCACTCGGGTGTGTCGCATTCGAATGCTTGACTGGAAAACCTCCGTTTTTTGCCCGTGAGATCATCGCGATTCTCGCGAAGATTCTTTTCGAGGAGGTCCCCAGCATCGAGGCACTCCGTCCCGCCACGCCGCCAGCCTTCACCGCGCTGCTCGCGCGCATGCTGGACAAGGACCCATCGCGTCGTCCGATCGACGGGGCGGCGCTCCGCGACGAGCTCGCCGCGCTGGAAATGCCCTTGGGAGACGATACGGTCTTGGTGCCCGTGAACACGCCACCCCCAGTCTCCGCGGCGCTCAGTGGAGATGTCATGCAGTTGCTCTGCATCGTGTTTGCGATCCCGGTCGACGAGCCGGAGTTCGCCATGCCGCTGACGAGCAACGCGGATGGATCGACGGGACGGGCGTTTCGTGATGCCCTGCGTGACCGCCTGATTCGCCTGGGGGGACGCGTCGAATGGTTGGCTGACGGCTCGCTGGCGGTCATCGTGCCCCCCGCACAGAGCGCCATCGATCAGGCGTCCCAGGCGGCGCGCTGCGCCCTCGCCGTAAAGGAGGAATGGCCCAGGGCTCGCGTCGGCCTGACGACGGGGCGCGGCGTCGTCAAAGAGAGGCTCCCGATCGGGGATGCCATCGAGCGCGCCGTCTCGCTGCTGCGCATGCAGGGCCGCGCGGAGCCGGAGAGCGGGCAAATAGTAATGGAATCCGGTGTCTCGCTCGACGATCTGTCCGCCAAGCTGCTCGAACCGCGTTTCGAGATCACCACCACGGAGGGCAAGCCCGTGCTGAGCGGCGAGCGCACGAGCACGACCGATGAGTCGCGCCCTCTTCTCGGCCGACCGACCCCGTGCGTAGGCCGCGAGCAGGAGCTATCCATGCTCGACCTGTTATGGTCCGGCTGCGTCGAAGAATCGGAGGCGCGCGTCGTGATCGTCACTGCGGCGCCGGGAGCAGGTAAATCACGCCTACGGCACGAATTCCTCCGCCGCATGGAGGCGCGCGGCACTCCGATCACGATCATCCTCGGGCGGGGAGATCTGTTCAGCCACGGCTCCCCCTATGGCATCTTGAGCCAGTCGCTGCGGGGCTTCTGCGGCCTCGCGGGTGGCGAGCCGCTCGAGGTCCAGCGGGCGAAGCTCCGAGAGCGGGTGAGTCGACACGTACCCGCGAGCGAGGCGCTGCGTGTCTCCGAGTTCCTCGGCGAGCTCTGCAACGTGCCGTTTTCGTCGGAAGACAGCATGCGGCTCCGGGCAGCGCGCAGTGATCCCAAGCTCATGCACGATCAAATCAACTGGGCGTTCATCGATTTCGTACGCGCCGAGAGCGCTCATCAGCCCTTGTTGTTCATCCTAGAAGATCTGCATTGGGGCGACGCGCTGACGGAGAAGCTCGTCCATCGGGCCCTCGGCGAGCTCGCGGATCGGCCGTTCATGGTACTTGCGCTGGCGCGCCCCGAGGTGCACGAAATTTTCCCGAAGCTGTGGGAGGAGCACCGCCCGCAGCTCCTGCGCATGCGAGGTCTCGGCAAGAAGGCCTGCGAGCGGCTCATTCGTCAGGTGCTCGGGGCAGCGCTATCGGACGAGCAGGTGGCGCGCATGATCGAGCAGGCGGACGGTAACGCGCTCTTCCTCGAGGAGATGATACGAGCGGCGGCGGATGGGAAGTCGGACTCCGCTCCGGAGACCGTCATGGCGATGCTCCAAGCACGCCTCTCGCGACTCGATGTGCGGGAGCGCCATGTCGTGCTCGCGGCCAGCGTGCTCGGACGGAGGTTCGTCTGCGAGGGCGTGGCGCGCGTGCTCGGGCCCCACCGCTCGAACCAGGAAATCGAGCTCGCGTTATCGTTTCTCGTCGAAAAGGAGCTACTCGTAGCGCGGTACGACGACCCTTCGCCGCAGTCGACCGAGTATACTTTCCGCCACGCGCTCGTGCGCGACGCGGCATACGAGCTCTTGACGCCGGAGGACCGAGTGCTCGGCCACCGGGCCGTGGCGTGTTACCTTGAGGCGCTCGGCGACGCGGATCCATCGGTCATCGCTGACCATTTCCAGCTCGGCGGAGACCTCACGAGCGCAGTCCCGCACTACCTCCGAGCGGCGAAGCAATGTTGCGAGCGTTTCGAGCTCTCGGCGATGAATCGCGCTATCGATCGAGCCGTTCTCGCAGGGGCGTCCGGCGAGGCGCTGGGATCGCTGCGCGCGCTGCAATGCTATGTCTGCTACATGAGCGCGCGACACGACGAGGGGATACGTCCAGGCATGGATGCGCTCGACCTGCTGCCGGCGGGGAGCAACACGTGGTACAAGACGCTGCACGCCCTCTTCTCGCTGACGAGCCAGGTGGGAGACACGAAGCTCTGCGGAGAGCTCTTGACGTTGTTCGACCAGGTGGAGCCCGAGCCCGAGGGCCGGGGAGGGCTCCTGGAGGCCGCCTCCGGGGTGGTCTGCATGTTCGCCCTCGGGGGAGCGCGCGCCCCCGTCGAGCGGCTGCTTCAGCGCGTGATGCCGATCGACGCGGAGATCCGAGCGCAATACCCCGAAGCGCACGCGAATTTCAGCATCGGGTTGGCCATCTATGCCGAGCACATCGCGCCCGATCCGTGGATGCACATGGTCACGTCGGCGGAGGCCGCGTCGTTCTTCGAAAAGAGCGGAGCCTTGCGGGAGTTCGTGATCGTCGGCGCACAGCAGGCGATGGCTGAGGCGCGGCTCGGGGCGACAGCAGACAGCTTGGCGACCCTCCGCCGGGTCGTCGATGCCGCCGCGAAGGTCAAGGAGGCAATTCCACTCTGCGTGAGCGAGTGGGCGCAGGCGCGGGCGATGCTCTTCTCGAGCGAGCCGATGCCGATGGAAGTCGCGCTCGAGCACGCGCAGGCCGCCCTGAAACACGGCCACGAAGCGCCGTTTTACGAGTCACACGCGAGGCTGGTGCTCGCAAAGTGCCTCACCGGGCTCGAGAGGTACGACGAGGCCGAGCAGGAGGCGCGGAGGGCCGCGGAAGGGCTCCGCGGCCTGGCGCTCTCGCGCGTGGACACCCTGACGGCCCTCGTTCACGTGCTCATTGCGCAGGGGCGCACGACAGAGGCGCGCGCCTGCGCCGAGGAGGGGCTCCAGATCATCGAGACCGTCGGGAGCGCCGGCGGACTCGAAGTTCCCATGCGCCTCGCCGTGGCGGTGGCGAGGCGAGAGACCGGCGACATCGGCGGGGCCCGCGAAGCGTTACGGGATACGCTCGCGCAGATCGAGCTGCGCGCGGAGAAGATACCGGATCCGGTGTTGCGCGAGCGGTATCGCAATCATGGTGGAGAAAATCGCCGCGCGCGCGAGCTGTCGAGAATCCTCTCGGCGGATTGA
- a CDS encoding alpha/beta hydrolase, which yields MGQAKIQVFYPVPRGRVVLRTESDWNRSVEPNYVSDDRTITEFVIDADQKYFYFKPCLDDERGFTWSQGDNYLATTSDTTIRRCYPHFFCPPRGTFSPVVTVPEGNAEANHHVRVYFPPGYDENTLKRYPVLYMHDGTNLFFGDEAFGGNEWRVDENVELLHSMNLIDKVIVVGVYAKDRMYEYTKPGYERYGDFMVNQLKPFIDSRLRTLSDPQNTAVMGSSLGGVVSFFLGWHYPHVFGKAACLSSTFGYRDDLIERVASEPKRDVRFYIDSGWPRDNYERTTAMRDQLLAKGFQFGKDLLYFAFPGDLHNEHSWAARSHVPFQYFFGKAARA from the coding sequence ATGGGCCAAGCCAAAATTCAGGTCTTCTACCCCGTCCCCCGCGGGCGCGTCGTCCTCCGGACGGAATCCGACTGGAATCGCTCCGTCGAGCCGAATTACGTCAGCGACGATCGCACCATCACCGAGTTCGTCATCGACGCCGACCAGAAGTATTTTTACTTCAAGCCCTGCCTCGACGACGAGCGCGGCTTCACCTGGTCCCAGGGCGACAACTACCTCGCCACCACCAGCGACACCACCATCCGCCGGTGTTATCCGCACTTCTTCTGCCCGCCGCGCGGCACGTTCTCCCCCGTCGTCACGGTCCCCGAGGGGAACGCGGAGGCGAACCACCACGTGCGGGTCTACTTCCCGCCCGGATACGACGAGAACACCCTCAAGCGGTATCCCGTGCTCTACATGCACGACGGGACGAACCTCTTCTTCGGCGACGAGGCCTTCGGCGGCAACGAGTGGCGCGTCGACGAGAACGTCGAGCTGCTCCATTCGATGAACCTCATCGACAAGGTCATCGTCGTCGGCGTCTACGCCAAGGACCGCATGTACGAGTACACGAAGCCCGGATACGAGCGGTACGGCGATTTCATGGTGAACCAGCTCAAGCCGTTCATCGACAGCCGCCTGCGCACGCTCTCCGACCCGCAGAACACCGCCGTCATGGGCTCCTCGCTCGGCGGCGTGGTCTCGTTTTTCCTCGGGTGGCATTACCCGCACGTCTTCGGCAAGGCCGCCTGCCTCTCGAGCACCTTCGGCTATCGTGACGACCTGATCGAGCGCGTGGCGAGCGAACCCAAGCGAGACGTGCGGTTCTACATCGACAGCGGATGGCCGCGGGACAACTACGAGCGGACCACGGCCATGCGCGACCAGCTCCTCGCCAAGGGCTTCCAGTTCGGCAAGGATCTGCTCTACTTCGCCTTCCCCGGCGACCTGCACAACGAGCACTCCTGGGCGGCGCGGAGCCACGTGCCCTTCCAGTACTTCTTCGGCAAGGCCGCGCGCGCTTGA
- a CDS encoding GlsB/YeaQ/YmgE family stress response membrane protein: MPLGILLVMLLIVAALVLGIWATFSVLGVLVTLAIAALVGWLADRIVPGRLPYGWAGAMVAGLLGSFIGSMLLGRVGPEIARIPIIPAFVGAVIVAFVVQMVLKRGVGRRDRGPETRV; this comes from the coding sequence ATGCCGCTCGGAATTCTCCTCGTCATGTTGCTGATCGTCGCTGCCCTCGTCCTGGGAATCTGGGCGACGTTCAGCGTGCTCGGCGTGCTCGTCACCCTCGCCATCGCCGCGCTCGTCGGCTGGCTGGCCGATCGAATCGTGCCCGGCCGCCTGCCCTACGGCTGGGCGGGCGCCATGGTGGCAGGCCTGCTCGGGAGCTTCATCGGCTCCATGCTCCTCGGCCGCGTCGGCCCCGAAATCGCACGAATCCCCATCATCCCCGCGTTCGTCGGCGCCGTGATCGTCGCCTTCGTCGTGCAGATGGTCCTCAAGCGAGGCGTCGGGCGCCGCGACCGCGGGCCGGAGACGCGGGTCTAG
- a CDS encoding PAS domain-containing protein: MADEAGPDRPSGLRLGAFLRSSGERIVQEWSSRVRALPIARALPELALRDHIPDILDGLARTLEGEGSAVHLRAPDLHALARLEVGFDLQEVVTEYGVLRRCVLDIWSRESGELTPVRDVLAFDQAIDAAIGAAVATYTATRERTLRALDAVSNAALNSEGLHNFLQSFLVGLRETSPIVDSASMYVVEEEELVVRAAVGPAQEESLGARIRLGECLAGRAALAAAPLESVDTREDPRITSAGINKERLRSAYAVPLLIESRVAAVIVVGSEKVRALSDEDRLLVRTLAARAAAILALERSRDETHKALAMLSSFTESSPLGLAFVDTELRYVLVNTALAELHGRRRGEFPGKPIRAFVDPAQLEEVERVLRRVLETGEPVVGREFTMELPPGSGRMLHRLVRYFPVRGADGAIWGVGVVGEDITERRSAEEALRRSRAALSESEQRLRLVVDSLPDLINIVGADERYRLTNKAYEAWFGVPPESLAGKRIVEVIGEENYRTAKPLFERVMRGETVRHEHPFVFRGGRRGFVEVTFVPQVTAAGRVIGFVSLVSDITERKRREAEDLRRLEFEQQLIGIVSHDLRNPLSAITLAATVLLRREDLDERATKTAARILASAERASRLIRDLLDFTSARLGRGIPISPREVELHSFVAGVLEEVRLVYPDREFPSQQAGDGRGAFDTDRIAQVITNITSNAVQYSPPGTPITVKTEGRAEELAVSVHNEGPAIPDEIRPHLFAPMHRGVLPGDSRARSVGLGLYIVKSIVEAHGGRIEVRSTNEEGTTFTVLLPRQARKRGG; this comes from the coding sequence ATGGCGGATGAAGCGGGGCCCGATCGGCCCTCGGGGCTGCGGCTCGGGGCGTTTCTCCGGTCGAGCGGCGAGCGGATCGTACAGGAATGGTCCTCGCGTGTCCGCGCCTTGCCGATCGCCCGGGCGCTGCCGGAGCTCGCCCTGCGTGATCACATCCCCGACATCCTCGACGGGCTCGCCCGGACCCTGGAAGGCGAGGGCTCCGCTGTGCATTTGCGCGCCCCGGATCTCCACGCCCTCGCGCGCCTCGAAGTGGGCTTCGATCTCCAGGAGGTGGTGACGGAGTATGGCGTCCTCCGCCGGTGCGTCCTCGATATCTGGTCGCGGGAGAGCGGGGAGCTCACGCCCGTCCGCGACGTCCTCGCCTTCGACCAGGCCATCGACGCGGCGATCGGCGCGGCCGTCGCGACTTACACGGCCACGCGCGAGCGGACCTTGCGCGCGCTCGACGCCGTCTCGAATGCCGCCCTGAACAGCGAAGGCCTCCACAATTTCTTGCAGAGCTTCCTCGTCGGCCTGCGAGAGACCTCGCCCATCGTGGATTCGGCGTCCATGTACGTGGTCGAGGAGGAGGAGCTCGTCGTCCGCGCGGCCGTCGGGCCTGCGCAGGAAGAGTCGCTCGGCGCGCGTATTCGCCTCGGCGAGTGCCTGGCCGGCCGCGCGGCGCTCGCGGCGGCGCCGCTCGAGAGCGTCGACACGCGGGAGGATCCACGCATCACGAGCGCGGGCATCAACAAGGAGCGGCTCCGCTCGGCGTATGCGGTCCCGCTCTTGATCGAGAGCCGCGTCGCCGCCGTGATCGTCGTGGGGTCGGAGAAGGTGCGGGCCCTGTCCGACGAGGACCGGCTGCTCGTGCGCACGCTCGCGGCGCGCGCGGCCGCGATCCTGGCGCTCGAGCGGAGCCGCGACGAGACCCACAAGGCCCTCGCCATGCTGTCGAGCTTCACGGAGTCCTCGCCCCTCGGCCTCGCCTTCGTCGACACCGAGCTTCGTTACGTGCTGGTGAACACGGCGCTGGCGGAGCTGCACGGCCGTCGGCGCGGCGAGTTCCCGGGCAAGCCGATCCGCGCATTCGTCGATCCGGCGCAGCTCGAGGAGGTCGAGCGTGTGCTTCGGCGGGTGCTCGAGACCGGCGAGCCCGTCGTGGGGCGCGAGTTCACGATGGAGCTGCCGCCCGGGAGCGGCCGGATGCTTCATCGGCTCGTCAGGTATTTCCCCGTGCGCGGCGCGGACGGCGCGATCTGGGGGGTCGGCGTCGTCGGGGAGGACATCACCGAGCGCAGGAGCGCCGAGGAGGCGCTGCGCCGCAGCCGTGCCGCGCTCTCGGAGAGCGAGCAGAGGCTCCGGCTCGTCGTCGACAGCCTGCCGGACCTCATCAACATCGTCGGCGCCGACGAGCGCTATCGGCTGACGAACAAGGCCTACGAGGCCTGGTTCGGGGTCCCGCCGGAGTCACTCGCGGGGAAACGTATCGTCGAGGTCATCGGCGAGGAGAACTACCGCACGGCGAAGCCGCTCTTCGAACGCGTGATGCGTGGAGAGACGGTCCGGCACGAGCACCCGTTCGTCTTTCGGGGCGGGCGCCGGGGCTTCGTGGAGGTGACGTTCGTCCCGCAGGTGACGGCGGCGGGGCGGGTGATCGGCTTCGTCTCGCTCGTCTCCGACATCACCGAGCGCAAGCGCCGCGAGGCCGAGGATCTGCGCCGCCTCGAGTTCGAGCAGCAGCTCATCGGCATCGTCTCGCACGATCTGCGCAACCCGCTCAGCGCCATCACCCTCGCGGCCACGGTGCTCTTGCGGCGCGAGGATCTCGACGAGCGGGCGACGAAGACGGCGGCGCGGATCCTCGCCTCGGCCGAGCGCGCCAGCCGCTTGATCCGCGACCTGCTCGATTTCACGTCGGCGCGCCTCGGCCGCGGGATCCCGATCTCGCCGCGGGAGGTGGAGCTCCATTCCTTCGTGGCCGGCGTGCTCGAAGAGGTGCGGCTGGTCTATCCGGATCGGGAGTTCCCCTCGCAGCAAGCGGGCGACGGTCGCGGCGCCTTCGACACCGACCGGATCGCGCAGGTGATCACGAACATCACGAGCAACGCGGTCCAGTACAGCCCGCCCGGGACCCCGATCACGGTGAAGACCGAGGGCAGGGCCGAGGAGCTCGCCGTGTCGGTGCACAACGAAGGCCCGGCGATCCCGGACGAGATCCGGCCGCACCTCTTCGCGCCCATGCATCGGGGCGTATTGCCGGGGGATTCGCGGGCCCGGAGCGTGGGGCTCGGGCTTTACATCGTGAAATCGATCGTGGAGGCCCACGGCGGCCGGATCGAGGTGCGCTCGACGAACGAGGAGGGGACGACGTTCACCGTCTTGCTCCCGCGGCAAGCGCGGAAGCGCGGGGGGTAG
- a CDS encoding potassium transporter Kup: MTDETGRAAQPGAPAAHGPRAALLLGALGVVFGDIGTSPLYAIKECFSPAASHRVAPTPENILGILSLVFWTLLMVVSVKYLGFILKADNQGSGGTMALLALVPPRRGPGTGPLVLLVLLGASLLYGEGVITPAISVLSAMEGLEVAYHPLKPLIVPLTVVILIGLFLVQKRGTGNIGNVFGIVTLLWFLTIATLGARWILVNRSVLAAVDPRYGLHFFLEHRGHGFLLLGAVVLCITGCEALYADMGHFGRAPIRRVWFVVVWPALLLNYFGQGAFLLQHPEGATNPFYALAPSWALYPTIAIATAATIVASQALISGAFSLTQQAVQLGYFPRVTIVHTSKHTEGQIYIPEINRALLVACVLLVLLFRTSSALAAAYGIAVTATMTITTVVYFVVVTQRWGWPLWKALPPVLTFLVIDLSFFTANAAKFFHGGWFPVVLAVGIFTVMTTWKTGRRFLGEAFKADLSPLDQFLEDVANQKPFRVKGTAVFMASNPHGTPPVLLHHFKHNQVLHEQVVLLSITSERVPEIPPEERVSIIDKGNGFYRVRARYGFMQSPHVPSVLLACKAHGLVIDLKRTSYYLGRETLLPTGRSKMMRWRKGLFAFISRNARPATAYFGLPPGRVVEFGMQINL; encoded by the coding sequence ATGACGGACGAAACCGGAAGGGCTGCCCAGCCCGGCGCGCCCGCGGCCCACGGCCCCCGCGCGGCCCTGCTCCTCGGCGCGCTCGGCGTCGTCTTCGGGGATATCGGCACGAGCCCGCTCTACGCCATCAAAGAATGCTTCAGCCCGGCCGCCTCGCACCGGGTCGCGCCGACGCCGGAGAACATCCTGGGCATCCTGTCGCTGGTCTTCTGGACGCTGCTGATGGTGGTGTCGGTCAAATACCTCGGGTTCATCCTGAAGGCCGACAACCAGGGATCGGGCGGGACGATGGCGCTGCTCGCGCTCGTGCCGCCCCGAAGAGGGCCAGGGACGGGGCCGCTCGTCTTGCTCGTGCTGCTCGGCGCGTCGCTTCTTTATGGCGAGGGCGTGATCACGCCGGCCATTTCGGTGCTCTCGGCCATGGAGGGGCTCGAGGTCGCCTACCACCCCTTGAAGCCGCTCATCGTGCCGCTCACGGTGGTGATCTTGATCGGGCTCTTCCTCGTGCAGAAGCGCGGAACGGGGAACATCGGCAACGTCTTCGGGATCGTCACGCTCCTCTGGTTTCTGACCATCGCGACGCTCGGGGCCCGCTGGATCCTCGTCAATCGAAGCGTGCTCGCCGCGGTGGATCCGCGGTATGGCCTCCATTTCTTCCTGGAGCACCGGGGCCACGGGTTCTTGCTGCTCGGCGCCGTGGTCCTCTGCATCACGGGCTGCGAGGCGCTGTATGCGGACATGGGGCATTTCGGACGCGCTCCGATCCGGAGGGTCTGGTTCGTCGTCGTATGGCCGGCGCTGCTCCTCAATTATTTCGGGCAGGGCGCATTCTTGCTCCAGCACCCCGAGGGCGCGACGAACCCGTTTTACGCGCTCGCCCCCTCCTGGGCCCTCTATCCGACGATCGCCATCGCCACCGCGGCCACGATCGTCGCCTCGCAGGCCTTGATCTCGGGGGCATTCTCGCTCACCCAGCAGGCGGTCCAGCTCGGGTATTTCCCGCGCGTGACCATCGTGCATACGTCGAAGCACACCGAAGGGCAGATCTACATCCCCGAGATCAACCGCGCGCTCCTCGTGGCCTGCGTGCTGCTCGTCCTGCTCTTCCGGACGTCGAGCGCGCTCGCGGCGGCCTACGGCATCGCGGTCACGGCCACGATGACCATCACCACGGTCGTGTATTTCGTGGTCGTCACGCAGCGCTGGGGCTGGCCGCTCTGGAAGGCCTTGCCGCCGGTGTTGACGTTCCTGGTGATCGATCTGTCGTTTTTCACGGCAAACGCGGCCAAGTTCTTCCACGGCGGCTGGTTCCCCGTCGTCCTGGCCGTCGGCATCTTCACGGTGATGACGACCTGGAAGACCGGGCGTCGTTTCCTCGGCGAGGCCTTCAAGGCGGACCTCTCGCCGCTCGATCAATTTCTGGAGGACGTGGCGAACCAAAAACCCTTCCGCGTGAAGGGGACCGCGGTCTTCATGGCCTCGAACCCGCACGGGACGCCGCCCGTCCTCTTGCACCATTTCAAGCACAACCAGGTCCTGCACGAGCAGGTGGTGCTCCTGTCGATCACGAGCGAGCGCGTCCCCGAGATCCCCCCCGAGGAGCGCGTCAGCATCATCGACAAAGGGAACGGCTTTTATCGGGTGCGGGCGCGTTACGGGTTCATGCAATCGCCCCACGTGCCGAGCGTGCTGCTCGCCTGCAAGGCGCACGGGCTCGTGATCGACCTGAAGCGCACGAGTTATTACCTCGGCCGCGAGACGCTCCTGCCCACGGGGCGGTCGAAGATGATGCGGTGGCGGAAAGGCCTCTTCGCCTTCATTTCCCGGAACGCGCGCCCGGCGACCGCGTACTTCGGGCTGCCGCCAGGGCGCGTCGTGGAGTTCGGGATGCAGATCAACCTGTGA
- a CDS encoding D-sedoheptulose-7-phosphate isomerase has translation MPSTHDFVDTYLRETAEIALGTSREDLTAVIEVLFEAWRNDHTIYTCGNGGSAANASHLACDISKFTWAEGKKRFKCRSLCDNAALISALTNDVGFNRIFLEQLDGSMAPGDVLVCLSVHGGSGADKAGPWSQNLVAAADFVKKHGGKVVALVGYDGGALRQMADASILVPRTSGGHTSTPHVEGFHEVYHHLICERLRQMVAEA, from the coding sequence ATGCCGTCCACGCACGATTTCGTCGACACCTACCTGCGCGAGACCGCCGAGATCGCCCTCGGCACGAGCCGCGAAGACCTCACGGCCGTCATCGAGGTCCTCTTCGAGGCCTGGAGAAACGACCACACCATCTACACCTGCGGCAACGGCGGCAGCGCGGCGAACGCGAGCCACCTGGCCTGCGACATCTCGAAGTTCACCTGGGCGGAAGGCAAGAAGCGCTTCAAGTGCCGCTCGCTCTGCGACAACGCAGCGCTGATCAGCGCGCTCACGAACGACGTGGGCTTCAACAGGATCTTCCTCGAGCAGCTCGACGGCTCGATGGCGCCCGGCGACGTGCTCGTCTGCCTGAGCGTCCACGGCGGCTCGGGCGCGGACAAGGCCGGGCCCTGGTCGCAAAACCTGGTCGCCGCGGCCGACTTCGTGAAGAAACACGGCGGCAAGGTGGTCGCGCTCGTGGGTTACGACGGCGGCGCGCTGCGGCAGATGGCCGACGCCTCCATCCTCGTCCCCCGGACCTCGGGCGGGCACACGTCGACGCCGCACGTGGAGGGTTTTCATGAAGTCTACCATCACCTGATCTGCGAGCGGCTGCGGCAGATGGTGGCCGAGGCATGA
- a CDS encoding D-glycero-alpha-D-manno-heptose-1,7-bisphosphate 7-phosphatase: MNGRARAGVILDRDGTLIDFVRDPELGAVVSAFHPDHVRLLPGVARGLALLQDAGFALAIATNQPGAAKGQIPESAITRTNQALVDALAAEGIRIEAVRACLHHPEGGPGGDPALATDCTCRKPKPGMLLSIVEELGLDPSRSWMVGDAAVDVLAARAAGLRAGLVFEWGRCEMCPVRGGFDEIPMIRPDASASRFDELARRIRDSLAMAPA, translated from the coding sequence ATGAACGGACGGGCGCGGGCCGGCGTGATCCTCGACCGCGACGGGACGCTCATCGATTTCGTCCGCGACCCCGAGCTCGGCGCCGTGGTGAGCGCCTTCCACCCGGATCACGTGCGCCTCTTGCCCGGCGTCGCCAGGGGGCTCGCCCTCCTGCAAGACGCCGGCTTCGCCCTCGCGATCGCGACGAACCAGCCAGGCGCGGCGAAGGGCCAGATCCCGGAGAGCGCCATCACCCGGACGAACCAGGCGCTCGTCGACGCGCTCGCGGCCGAGGGCATCCGCATCGAAGCCGTCCGCGCCTGCCTGCACCACCCGGAGGGCGGGCCGGGCGGTGATCCGGCGCTCGCCACGGACTGCACGTGCCGCAAGCCAAAGCCGGGGATGCTGCTGTCGATCGTGGAGGAGCTCGGGCTCGATCCTTCACGCTCGTGGATGGTCGGCGACGCGGCCGTGGATGTGCTGGCCGCGCGCGCGGCGGGCCTCCGCGCGGGGCTCGTCTTCGAGTGGGGGCGCTGCGAGATGTGCCCGGTTCGAGGGGGCTTCGACGAGATCCCGATGATCCGACCGGACGCGTCGGCGAGCCGCTTCGACGAGCTCGCCCGGCGGATCCGAGATTCTCTAGCCATGGCGCCGGCCTGA